Proteins from one Triticum aestivum cultivar Chinese Spring chromosome 7A, IWGSC CS RefSeq v2.1, whole genome shotgun sequence genomic window:
- the LOC123148186 gene encoding protein synthesis inhibitor II-like: MHYYAEMALLFLLLAVPTSPGAAFDVDPLKPGQAWQYPKDHKVVNVREANSISSYKAMISEVHSFGVRTSKYKEKGLPILARQTSTPKPDRWLMLELRGDGQDEIMLAIRNDNLYIEAFANSSGKWHTFANIRNLIPGATILPFKDSYRGLVNGHANLGTLVLGKETTLRALHELAVYKQSVGADTGCVSRALAIMAVTFCEATRLKPIQASIQPKWLSGGATIEKPLYVVRWSDMSCAVLVARQKKGRYDGPEADKLKNELGMSSLNEVVGALSLILWPKDSSCDSGPITWPRA; encoded by the exons ATGCACTACTACGCCGAGATGGCGTTGCTTTTCCTGCTGCTGGCCGTGCCCACCAGTCCCGGTGCAGCCTTCGACGTTGACCCGTTGAAGCCCGGGCA GGCTTGGCAGTACCCGAAAGACCACAAGGTGGTCAACGTCAGAGAGGCCAACTCCATCTCAAGCTACAAGGCCATGATTTCGGAGGTGCACAGCTTCGGCGTCCGGACCAGCAAGTACAAGGAGAAGGGCTTGCCGATCCTCGCCAGGCAAACCAGCACCCCGAAGCCTGACCGGTGGCTGATGCTGGAGCTCCGCGGAGACGGCCAGGACGAGATCATGCTCGCCATACGAAATGACAACCTCTACATCGAGGCCTTCGCCAACAGCTCCGGGAAGTGGCACACCTTCGCCAACATCCGCAACCTCATCCCAGGGGCCACCATCCTCCCCTTCAAGGACAGCTACAGGGGGCTGGTGAACGGGCACGCCAACCTCGGCACGTTGGTGCTCGGCAAGGAGACCACGCTCCGGGCGCTCCACGAGTTGGCCGTGTACAAGCAGTCGGTTGGCGCCGACACCGGCTGCGTCTCCCGTGCCCTTGCCATAATGGCTGTCACCTTCTGCGAAGCAACGCGCCTCAAGCCAATCCAAGCCTCCATCCAGCCCAAATGGCTCTCCGGTGGCGCCACGATCGAGAAACCCTTGTATGTGGTGAGATGGTCCGACATGTCCTGCGCCGTGCTTGTTGCGCGCCAGAAAAAGGGACGCTACGACGGGCCTGAGGCTGACAAGCTCAAGAACGAGTTGGGCATGTCAAGCCTGAATGAGGTCGTCGGTGCCCTCTCTCTCATCCTCTGGCCCAAGGACAGCTCCTGCGACTCAGGCCCCATCACCTGGCCTAGGGCATGA